From the genome of Duffyella gerundensis, one region includes:
- the proP gene encoding glycine betaine/L-proline transporter ProP, whose translation MKLRRKRVKPIALDDVTIIDDARLRKAITAASLGNAMEWFDFGVYGFVAYALGKVFFPGADPSLQMIAALGTFSVPFLIRPLGGLFFGRLGDKYGRQKILSITIIIMSISTFCIGLIPSYASIGIWAPILLLLAKMAQGFSVGGEYTGASIFVAEYSPDRKRGFMGSWLDFGSIAGFVLGAGIVVLITAVIGEARFLEWGWRLPFFLALPLGMIGLYLRHALEETPAFQQHVDKLEQGDRDGLREGPKVSFKEIATKHWKSLLSCIGLVIATNVTYYMLLTYMPSYLAHNLHYSEDHGVLIIIAIMLGMLFVQPVMGLLSDRFGRRPFVIIGSISLLIFAIPAFMLINSNVLGLIFAGLLILAVILNSFTGVMASSLPAMFPTHIRYSALASAFNISVLVAGLTPTLAAWLVETTNNLYMPAYYLMVVAVIGLITGITMKETANKPLKGATPAASDIGEAREILQEHHDNIEQKIEDIDSEIKRLESQRSNLIDQHPRINE comes from the coding sequence ATGAAGTTACGTAGGAAACGTGTCAAACCTATCGCGTTGGATGATGTCACCATCATCGACGATGCCAGGTTACGCAAGGCGATTACCGCCGCATCGTTGGGCAATGCGATGGAGTGGTTCGACTTTGGTGTTTACGGCTTTGTCGCCTATGCGCTGGGTAAAGTCTTTTTTCCGGGAGCCGATCCCAGCCTGCAGATGATTGCAGCACTCGGTACCTTCTCCGTGCCGTTCCTGATTCGTCCGCTTGGCGGGCTGTTCTTTGGCCGACTGGGTGACAAATATGGTCGCCAGAAAATTCTCTCCATCACCATCATCATCATGTCGATCAGTACCTTCTGTATCGGGCTGATTCCGTCCTACGCCTCGATCGGCATCTGGGCACCGATTCTGCTGCTGCTGGCCAAAATGGCCCAGGGCTTTTCCGTTGGCGGTGAATACACCGGCGCATCGATCTTCGTGGCGGAATATTCGCCGGACCGTAAGCGCGGCTTTATGGGCAGCTGGCTCGACTTCGGCTCGATTGCCGGTTTCGTGCTCGGTGCGGGCATAGTGGTGTTAATCACTGCGGTAATTGGCGAAGCGCGCTTCCTCGAATGGGGCTGGCGTCTGCCGTTCTTCCTGGCGCTGCCGCTGGGCATGATTGGACTCTACCTGCGCCATGCGCTGGAAGAGACCCCAGCCTTCCAGCAGCACGTTGATAAGCTGGAACAGGGCGACCGCGACGGCCTGCGTGAAGGGCCAAAAGTGTCGTTCAAGGAGATCGCCACCAAGCACTGGAAAAGTCTGCTTTCCTGTATTGGTCTGGTGATCGCTACCAACGTCACCTACTACATGCTGTTGACCTACATGCCGAGCTACCTCGCGCATAACCTGCACTACTCTGAGGATCATGGCGTACTGATTATCATCGCCATCATGCTCGGCATGCTGTTTGTGCAGCCGGTGATGGGCCTGTTGAGCGACCGCTTTGGCCGCCGTCCTTTTGTGATTATCGGCAGCATCTCGCTGTTAATTTTCGCTATCCCGGCCTTTATGCTGATTAACAGTAACGTGCTCGGCCTGATCTTTGCCGGTCTGCTGATCCTGGCGGTTATTCTTAACTCCTTCACCGGCGTGATGGCTTCATCGCTGCCAGCGATGTTCCCAACGCACATTCGCTACAGTGCGCTGGCCAGTGCCTTTAACATTTCGGTGTTGGTTGCCGGTCTGACGCCAACGCTGGCCGCCTGGCTGGTGGAAACGACCAACAATCTCTACATGCCTGCCTACTACCTGATGGTAGTGGCGGTAATCGGTTTAATCACCGGTATCACCATGAAAGAGACGGCGAACAAACCGTTGAAAGGAGCCACCCCGGCGGCATCGGATATCGGCGAAGCGCGTGAGATTCTGCAGGAACATCACGACAACATTGAACAGAAAATCGAAGATATCGACAGCGAGATCAAGCGTCTGGAAAGCCAGCGCAGCAACCTGATCGATCAGCATCCGCGTATCAACGAGTAA
- a CDS encoding EAL domain-containing protein, with protein MLILGAGLVPIILGMLFTAVEARHSLRNQQTVTANALITQTETLSDSAMQITRTLRDFKGQTCLSLERPLQRLASRYPYFRALGVLNGAHVSCSSAYGHDPGELNVMIQHALPQSTGNWGISIAGTAAVPERPAIAFVWMNPGDFGVYAIVEGQYLLDFMRAVSEARHYQLKISFNGGYTFVTGQAQHAPLLPIDPVIWHAASARYPFDVTVITPASEALRTWRDIFLIFLPMIAILSLLFMVITANWIKRRVTWRDRIKKAMQRDEFSVAYQPVCQVSSGCCSGVEALMRWQRRDGEWERPDIFIAAAEEENMIIPLTRHLLSLLARDVESWPVTPGFHLALNVAAEHLQHADFVPDIERFARQVAHKQFQITLELTERSLIKEGEAVAKKLAWLRQCGIKVAIDDFGTGNCSLSYLQTFELDYLKIDRGFINPIESIEGETPVLDAIISLSHKLALNILGEGVETEMQYRYLSQRGVGFIQGWYYARPMPSDALRTWLTTDGARPLQHPTP; from the coding sequence ATGTTAATTCTCGGCGCAGGTTTAGTGCCAATCATTCTTGGTATGTTATTTACCGCAGTTGAAGCGCGCCACAGCCTGCGCAATCAACAAACGGTCACCGCCAATGCGCTGATTACCCAAACCGAAACGCTCAGCGACAGCGCCATGCAAATCACCCGCACACTGCGCGATTTCAAAGGCCAAACCTGTTTGTCACTTGAACGCCCTTTGCAGCGGCTGGCCTCGCGTTATCCCTATTTTCGTGCGCTCGGCGTATTAAATGGCGCACACGTCAGCTGCTCATCGGCCTACGGTCACGATCCGGGTGAACTTAACGTGATGATTCAGCATGCGTTGCCGCAATCCACTGGCAACTGGGGCATTTCCATCGCGGGTACCGCCGCCGTGCCTGAACGCCCGGCTATCGCCTTTGTGTGGATGAATCCCGGAGACTTCGGCGTTTACGCCATTGTTGAAGGACAATACCTGCTCGACTTTATGCGCGCGGTCAGCGAAGCGCGCCATTATCAGCTAAAAATCAGCTTCAACGGCGGCTACACCTTCGTGACCGGACAGGCTCAGCACGCACCGTTGCTGCCAATTGATCCGGTTATCTGGCACGCCGCCTCTGCGCGTTATCCTTTTGACGTTACGGTGATTACGCCCGCCAGCGAAGCGCTGCGCACCTGGCGCGATATTTTTCTGATCTTCCTGCCGATGATCGCCATTCTGTCGCTGCTGTTTATGGTCATCACCGCCAACTGGATAAAACGCCGCGTGACCTGGCGCGACAGAATTAAAAAGGCGATGCAGCGCGATGAATTTAGCGTTGCCTACCAGCCGGTTTGTCAGGTGAGCAGCGGATGCTGTAGCGGTGTGGAAGCGCTGATGCGCTGGCAGCGGCGTGACGGTGAATGGGAACGGCCCGATATTTTTATCGCCGCGGCGGAAGAGGAGAACATGATTATTCCGCTGACGCGCCATCTGCTTAGCCTGCTGGCACGCGACGTTGAAAGCTGGCCGGTGACGCCCGGTTTTCATCTGGCGCTCAACGTGGCCGCGGAGCATTTGCAGCACGCTGATTTCGTGCCGGATATTGAGCGCTTTGCCCGCCAGGTCGCGCATAAGCAGTTTCAGATCACGCTGGAGCTCACCGAGCGTAGTCTGATCAAAGAGGGTGAAGCCGTGGCGAAAAAACTCGCCTGGCTGCGGCAGTGCGGTATCAAAGTCGCTATTGACGATTTTGGCACCGGTAACTGCTCACTCTCCTATCTGCAAACCTTTGAGCTCGACTATCTCAAAATCGATCGCGGATTTATTAATCCCATTGAGTCGATTGAAGGCGAAACGCCGGTGCTGGATGCCATTATCTCGCTGAGCCACAAGCTGGCGCTGAACATTCTTGGCGAAGGCGTGGAAACAGAGATGCAGTATCGCTATTTGAGCCAGCGCGGCGTCGGCTTTATTCAGGGCTGGTATTACGCGCGCCCGATGCCCTCAGACGCGTTACGCACCTGGTTAACCACCGACGGCGCTCGTCCCCTGCAGCATCCCACGCCTTAG